DNA sequence from the Plasmodium vivax scf_7133 genomic scaffold, whole genome shotgun sequence genome:
CATGACAAcattaaaacataaaataaaaaaaaaacaaaaaaaatgcataatagCCTATtttcaaatgaaaaatatttcctccGTTTTAATTTGTGACATCATCTTTTCAGTTTACCTCTTCACGAAATCTTTAAACTTGAAATTGAAGCCTTGTTTAAGTTTATCTCCAGGGgaaataaatcattttacTAAAGGAATGTACTCATTGCTTTCAATCTGTTTCTCCAGAAAAACACAACAAacagtttgtaaaaataacaaaaaagtaGCCAAAAAAGTAACCAAAAAAGAAACCAAAAAAGTAACCAAAAAAgtaaccaaaaaaataaccaaaaaagtaaaaattgtgaCGAAAATGAGATGACGGTGAAGATAAGGGATAAGGAAAAACCATATCGCACACGTAAAATAAACATTCTCTTTCTCaagcaaatttaaaataaacttTAAAAGGACAGTTGCCTCaccatttattattaactcGTTTaactaaaatatatgcacacaatATTATCTTATGTTGTCCTTAAGTAACATTTCAAgtatctatattttttttttttttttttcttttaaatgagagaaaaagaataatacaCCAATGGCATAGGACTCATTGAAGGCCTAACaaagaagcaaataaattattacgGTAGAAAAGTACCCTCCAAAAAGAGTTCAAATTAAGTCTTctataaaatgtataattaagGAACAGGattaaagaatatttttaatgttcaGTAATTCTACGCATAATTGTTCCGtgatttttttacttctcattttaacaaataacGATGATGCCCCTCTCTTCCAAgtactttatatttttacatacatttttgctgcGTTTAAAATAATTGCCATTATTCATCCTACTTGCATAAAGATAGTTAGGAACACGGAATAATCACAAATTTGCCTGAATTACTATCAAGCGTAATCAGCCTTATTGCGAAAACTTTTGTTATGCAaaagtgccattttttttccttacaaATAATACCCATACTAAAATATGGATCCAGACATATATGATGAGTACATCGTATTGAACTCTTCTCAATTGCCatcaaaaaagagaaacacaGATCCCAAACCTGTGGTTTTcaacaaaaataacatagCCTCGATTATATCGACTACCTTCTTCATTATATCATCAGCTATCTTTAATTTAAATGAGTTCTACGACGTAAGGCGAAAATTAGCCACTTGTGTGAAACGAAGGCTATTAGCCCCGTAGCagcatatatgtattcaCCGACATGCAtagatatgtatatatgtatgtatgtacgtacgtatatatgtgtatatgtgtattttttttattattttttttttttcaattccaCGCAGACCGTTTTAGAACCAGTGGAAGAATTATATCTCTCGCCCTTCTGTGCAATCGAGTACACGGAAATGCCAATAGAACAATGGGAGGAGTGGAAAGAGAACGAGTGGAAAAACTGGAAAATCGGCTTGGAGGAAGACTGGGAAGCTTTCCACGACGCCAtacaaaacgaaaaaaataagtggTTTGAAGGGATAGAAAAGGAATGGGAAAATTGGATGAAAACTAtggaacaaaaattaaaaaattttagcgAACACATAAATAACACATATCCGTCAATCActttaaaaacgaaatacGACTTGGACGAAAGTCATTGGGAACAATTGATTAAATCAGAAGGGAAACAACTTATGGAAATAGAATGGAACAACTGGATCTACCACCATGAATCTTTCCTAAACGTATGGTGCTTGAAAGCATGgcttaaatggaaaaacgaTAAAATTGTTCAGTGGCTACAGAAAGACTGGAAACTCAAAGAAGATGCTTACTGGCAGAACtgggaaaaaatgtggaggtTAGTGGGCAATCCAACTGACAGAACAAATTGGCTCaaatggaggaaaagaaatgaTAATCAAATAATCGAATGGAACCTTTGGGTAACTACTAAAGAAAAGTTATACATAAATCATAAATGGGACAAATGGATCAACtggaaaaatgataaaaacaTCTTGTTTCATGAATGGATGGAATGCTTTATCAACAAGTGGataggcgaaaaaaaatggaatatgtTCGTTTCAATTGGAAAACAGACATCTCCAAATAGAAGGAAAACCTTCACAGCACATATGGATGCATCCAAATGAGCAATCACTTTTTTAGCATTTATTAATCGTGGCAAatagttacaaaaaaaaaaaaaaaaaacggcgaaGCGAGGACTAATATACATAAGgttaaccaaaaaaaaaaaaaaacttgttcCTTTTATGTGAATTCCGTTTGAGAATATTTTTCGCAGAAATGCGAAATGGGCAAGTTGAAGCAAGCAGTTGATAATACAAACGCGAAAGCGGAGAACAATCACGCTGGAAAACCTGCAATTCGGGGTCCTACACAAATGGAGGCATTTATTCAGAGTCCCCCCTCTGAGCATGCCTTTACGCACacacaaatatgtatatatgcacacgtttatatatatgtagccACACAGTTTGATGCGCTGCTTCTTCGAAAcagcaaaaatgttttcctctttataattttatttgttttgtcTCTAATCATATTTAAAAGACGTTCAAATGGAATCCCATTTGTCTGTAGTAAATCTTACAGAATATTTTTGCacgttaaataaaatatgtgcaaTATTATACGTAGGGCCTTAAATTCATTATTGTCATTCTTACAacagttttttctttctttttttttttttttttgtcaatttaagtattttcttttaactaCTATTTATCAATGCATTGCCCTTTTACGAATTAACTAGCGAAAGTGctataatatttattgtttATGCCAACTTTAACACAATTTCGTTTTAATAACAATTTAAGTTAACTTGATGTTCACtcttaattattaaatatttttatcctaGCGTCTAAAACGATGCGTACATTGCGCTGCACACTAAATTAAGCCTCGAGTTTTACACCAGCACAGGATTTCAGTTTTATCTTATAACGCTCTACCGCAATTCAGTGTAATTTTTGCTGGCTTAATAAActgaattattatttttcgaaatttAACTTGTCACGATAATGGTATCACTTGGGACATTTCCGCAAAATTTTGGCACAACATGTCGTATATCTACACATGTATACGCACACATTTTTCCAACCAGTTTGCGCCTCTTTTGATTTtagcttttgctttttttaaatgcaaaatgaGTGTTATATTGAGGACGTGTAAATCGAATAATAATTCACGTTCACATGATGCAACACAAATGTGTGGACAAAAGTATAACACCTAGTACAACCCAACTGGGGCAATTACTTTCCCAGCGCTattcttcatatatatacCAGATATAATAACgtcacatttttaacattagtCGTTCTCTTTcacttttgcaatttttcattatactATTTATTCTTGTCAAATATGTACCACCTGagtgattaatttttttcttaatttacACTTTCCGGTATAACATTtattgcttaaaaaaaagtcagTTCAGTATAAtccagctatttttttttgccaaacaaaaatttgatgTGTATGGGAGAAGCTTCATCTTCATAACTGCAAATTGTTACCCCGTAAAATatacctttattttttaaataaattatcagaaaaatggtaaaaaggaataatcCCCTACAGGTTACTCCTCTGAACATACGCCCTATATAGTGAATATATACATCTGCgtatacacaaaataaattgctCACAGCTtggttttcactttttttgctCTCATTGAATTAAAACCAAGTcgttatataatttatatcaaCATTGTAAAGATTAAAAAGGCCACGTTGATAAAAACGTCATATAGATAAAAGCAACTTGTCagtttaaaatgtaaatgaaTTGCTAAATCGCcgtaaaaacaaaaaatttgcgtAAACGgatgtaacttttttaaaaaaaaatcttcagATTAAATCATTCCACAGGgtgattttttataaataccaTTGACACAAATGTTAcacgtttaatttttttttttttttctgcgaaTGTCATTTTAGTTATAATTTGCATTTTAACAcgatttttaataaataatgatcgtaattttttgtaatgaATATTTTACGTGAGCTTCCTAGAAGAAGCAGTTATATAGCtaccattttttcctcaacaAATTCCAAGTCACGAAATGTTCACAACTGCTATATATAGATAGAATCTAATTGTGCAGAAACGTACATAAGATTGTATTATACTCATAAGAGGTATATATATCCCACTGCCCTTTTTTGGCCTATTTCGTTTTTActaaagtataaaaaaaaaaaagaacttaaTGTTATACATCCCATAgatgtaacatttttttttttttttcaaaattgttctataaagaaaatacaaaGCACATTATGTTGTCATACTCCAAATCTTCCTTGGTCGTTTCAAAATTAGTCCttgccttatttttattctcttcatctttccttttaaatgAAGCCTCAGCAGTGAGATGAAAAAGCACAAGCATAGGATGGACTTTTTTTAACAGTTCGATTTGCTTTATACAACACATTTatctatatttttgctttaaacCTATTTTCGACGCAGGCTTTTAGGGCGGTTCTAAACCAAACTAGGAACTACCTATCCAATGCATTAGAAAATCCACAAGAACCAAAAGAAAGATCAGACGAATGGAGACAAAATGAATGGAATAAGTGGGAAGATAAAATCGAAGAAGAATGGGCAGAATTCGATGAAAATTTAGAAGCTGAAAAGGATGAACTGatcaaaatgaatgaaaaggAATGGGGACCATGGTTCGAAAgtatccaaaaaaaatggacccaTTTCGGGAAAAATATAGATGACACATATAAATCTGAAGTTTTAAAAGGATCTTTATACTGGGATGAAGCGTCTTGGAGAACATGGATTAAAACGGAAGGAAGAGCATTCATACACAGAGATTTGGCAAAGTGGTTTGCTTCCAAAGAGTCCTATCTATATCGATGGGTTTCGAACCAATGGACTGAATggagaagtgaaaaaattcaaGAATGGTTCAACAGTAAATGGAAGCGTGAAGAAAATGATTACTGGgagaaatgggaaaagaaatttaagCCATCACAGAATTCATCCAAAATGGTAAATTCAAAAGATTACGAGAAGTGGTTCAAGTGGAAAGAAAGGACGCAGCTCGAACTGAACCAATGGCATGAATGGGCAGAGTTCAAAGATTACATTTATACAAATTCGAGCTGGGCGAAATGGAAGCAGtggaaaaatgcaaaacggaCACTGTTTTACGATTGGGTGGATTCTTACGTGTACAAGTGGATAAGGGAAAATCAGTGGACTGTCTTGGTTGACGAGATCAAAGAATTAGCTCCGCGCAAAAGTTAGCGAATTCGCGAGAAAATTCGAATAACACGAAACAGTTGACACacatttgttatttttttttgtatattttatttggcAACTCGATGGCTCAACTTGAGTCCCAAAGAATGAACAAATTAGCACATTCgtagagaagaaaaagggaaggcctCATCCATTTTGCCCTTTCCTCGCTGTTGGGGTCCGCTCAGCATACGCGCATGTGTATACACCTTAAACCAGCTAAATTTAACcacttatttaaaaaaaagcacacatTCGAATTTAATGTGACAATTTAAGACtatataaatcataattattaatcAGACAACGCGTTGATCTAAATATTACGCAAGCAGTTTAGTTTGCAATTTggcacccccccctccaCAGTTTGAGCACAAGTAGAGTCCATTTTAGCCACCATTTTTCGACATGCGTTTTTCTTATTACTCCAAAATGGTGTTTGTTTACtagtttttaaattttcctttttacccatatatgataaattaataCCAAAATAACATCTTGGTGTAAAACTTCTTCACAAAATATTTGCTCATTAGTCATTAAGTACTTAGTTATTTGTATTTGTCATCCTGATGTTATACGATTTAAGTTGCAtcattattcttttttacttttcattCCGCGCATTTGTTTTATCTCCCCTAAACAGATCTATTTTGATAGTAGTAAAACATCAACTTTGGCAAAGCTCGAAAAGGTATGAGCAAAATGTTTAACGCGTATAAACTATTTAAGTGCCGCATAATTGGTGGGACCTCAATAACGCTATGCACTGCACACCACGTTTAGCACTTCCCCCCGTTGAAACGGTTGCTAACTTTGCACATGTTACAATAACAATTTGTTTCAAAACCGTCTAAAAggacattttaatatttcatttattgacaccatgggggggaaaagattttataaaaatgttttgtcAATTATCCATTCCACAGACACGATGATGATTACCACATAGGGGAAACAACAAGGGAAATTACATAAAAGGCAAATATGTCCAGTGCGAATTTGTGCGCCCTTTTGCTTAGCATGCGCATAAGCCTTATACATacacaaatatatgtacctttttttttttttctttcatttaagggtgaaaataaattttaacgCCTTCCTGAAAATTACAACACCATTTTTAACGCCCAAGTTGACCCAAACCGGACATTCTAAAACTACATGTTCGAactcttaaaaaataaaccgcGTCTCAAATTTTATACTAATACGTAACTGGTCGCCTACTACTATTCATAAACGAGATGTgtcatttccattttgaaaacGAAATTATGCGAATAAAAATAGCAGCAGTGTTCactggttattttttttttttttcaaataattgTTATCAAAAGTAGAAATACTTAAGAAGGGGGAGTAAGTACTATAAAAAGGACAGCGTGCTTATTTTgccatattaaaaaaactgtggacaagaaattaataaatagtACACCTCATCAGAATGAGGGCACCCAAATGTACCACAGAAAATACaacaaaagagaaaaaaaagtgcaaaaaagataaccaaaaaattgcacaaaatagcaaagaataaccatttcattttaatatattaaatacaACGTGGAAACAATAAATCGTGTCTAAACAGTTaaccattttttctattttatgatatatgtCGTCTCTTCCTATTTGCACCACCATTCGAGTGCGACTAATGGAGGATTATCGCAAGAAAATGcactaaattttttttctatacgATGTTGTTTAGGTTTACacttacaaataaataatccGTCATCTTTCCATGTTTTGTAAGAATCATCAccaataatttatttgtgcAAGAAATAcgcagaaaaataaaca
Encoded proteins:
- a CDS encoding tryptophan-rich antigen (Pv-fam-a) (encoded by transcript PVX_125730A) translates to MDPDIYDEYIVLNSSQLPSKKRNTDPKPVVFNKNNIASIISTTFFIISSAIFNLNEFYDTVLEPVEELYLSPFCAIEYTEMPIEQWEEWKENEWKNWKIGLEEDWEAFHDAIQNEKNKWFEGIEKEWENWMKTMEQKLKNFSEHINNTYPSITLKTKYDLDESHWEQLIKSEGKQLMEIEWNNWIYHHESFLNVWCLKAWLKWKNDKIVQWLQKDWKLKEDAYWQNWEKMWRLVGNPTDRTNWLKWRKRNDNQIIEWNLWVTTKEKLYINHKWDKWINWKNDKNILFHEWMECFINKWIGEKKWNMFVSIGKQTSPNRRKTFTAHMDASK